The Mercurialis annua linkage group LG2, ddMerAnnu1.2, whole genome shotgun sequence genome contains a region encoding:
- the LOC126669836 gene encoding ubiquitin-conjugating enzyme E2 32: protein MAEDKYNLKNPAVKRILQEVKEMQSNPSDDFMSMPLEENIFEWQFAIRGPSDTEFEGGIYHGRIQLPSEYPFKPPSFMLLSPNGRFETQTKICLSISDHHPEHWQPSWSVRTALVALIAFMPTSPNGALGSLDYKKEERRALAIKSRDTSPKYGNPERQRLIDEIHQYMLSKAPPVPQLSLSQDSEDHSTNKEGEVQSGSTEGGDVSGDLPNPADGENLAVGDRIVEEVVVAQGPVNENPGTVGVRASTEIPARGSSELLHRPEAKVQKPAGDHLFTLAAVGLTIAIFVLLLKKFMKSSGHGAVFMDGGS from the exons ATGGCTGAAGATAAGTATAATCTGAAGAATCCAGCGGTGAAGAGGATCTTACAGGAGGTTAAAGAGATGCAATCTAATCCCTCCGATGATTTCATGAGCATGCCTTTGGAG GAGAATATATTTGAATGGCAATTTGCAATTAGGGGTCCGTCTGATACTGAATTTGAAGGAGGGATTTATCATGGAAGAATTCAGTTACCTTCAGAATATCCATTCAAGCCTCCTTCCTTCATGTTGCTCTCC CCAAATGGGCGGTTTGAGACGCAGACGAAAATATGTTTAAGTATATCTGATCACCATCCTGAGCACTGGCAACCATCGTGGAGTG TACGGACAGCTCTAGTAGCGCTGATTGCATTCATGCCTACCAGTCCAAATGGTGCATTGGGCTCACTAGACTATAAGAAGGAAGAGAGACGTGCTCTAGCAATTAAATCTCGTGACACATCCCCTAAATATGGGAATCCTGAGCGTCAAAGGCTCATTGATGAG ATTCATCAGTATATGCTAAGCAAGGCACCGCCTGTTCCCCAACTAAGCCTCTCTCAGGATTCTGAAGATCACTCTACCAACAAGGAGGGCGAAGTCCAATCAGGATCCACGGAAGGAGGAGATGTAAGCGGAGACCTTCCAAATCCGGCAGATGGTGAAAATCTGGCAGTTGGTGATAGGATTGTTGAAGAAGTGGTCGTGGCTCAAGGTCCTGTCAATGAGAATCCTGGTACTGTGGGAGTTCGAGCTTCAACAGAGATTCCTGCTAGAGGTTCAAGTGAGTTATTGCATAGGCCAGAGGCAAAGGTTCAGAAACCAGCCGGTGATCACTTGTTTACATTGGCTGCTGTTGGACTAACCATTGCAATTTTTGTTCTTTTGCTGAAAAAGTTCATGAAGTCCAGTGGACATGGTGCTGTGTTCATGGATGGTGGATCGTAA
- the LOC126669835 gene encoding DELLA protein RGL2-like isoform X2, with protein MARVHRLSTHEIVRISKAWVSEISSEKLTDLSTIQHFFNSSQFGLSAEEIKDTELVLLLLASAHKTGNKQFDDASKGLNLCDFLSSDKGNSVQRVVHYFAKALQQKIARETRTVLSDESESSENNPLCPAEIRMGADPALISCCLQLPCLQAVHFAAIQAVIDSLESAKTVHFIDLGIKTGSHCTILMQALANRQSCAIELLKISGVGITASRQRIEDAGILRFIKAQKGALQSLLRVLRKLNPCVMVIIEAELNHNSPWFIDQFHELLLFYSACYDGVEGCIAQCDPNRITIEACLGQEIRDVVAVKAEERIFKHMKIDEWRDYFIRFGMEEAEISMSSFYQAELLVKSSASGKSCLLVKHGKCLLTGWKGTPIFSLSAWKFQQKYSKKICAEES; from the exons ATGGCCCGTGTTCATCGGTTATCGACCCATGAAATTGTGAGGATATCTAAAGCATGGGTGAGTGAAATTTCATCTGAAAAGCTTACTGACCTCTCAACAATTCAACATTTCTTTAATTCATCTCAGTTTGGTCTTTCTGCGGAGGAGATTAAAGATACCGAACTTGTACTTCTTCTTCTAGCTTCTGCTCACAAGACAGGCAACAAACAATTTGATGATGCAAGCAAAGGACTCAACTTATGTGATTTCTTGTCTTCTGATAAAGGAAATTCAGTTCAAAGAGTTGTTCATTATTTTGCTAAAGCTCTTCAACAGAAGATTGCTCGAGAAACTCGGACAGTCTTGTCGGACGAATCTGAAAGCAGTGAAAACAATCCTTTGTGTCCTGCAGAAATAAGAATGGGTGCTGATCCTGCTCTCATTTCATGCTGCTTACAGCTTCCGTGTCTTCAAGCGGTTCATTTTGCTGCAATCCAAGCAGTAATCGACAGTTTAGAGTCCGCAAAAACAGTACATTTCATTGATCTTGGAATCAAAACTGGCTCACACTGCACGATTTTGATGCAAGCTCTTGCAAATCGACAATCATGCGCGATTGAGCTTTTAAAGATATCTGGTGTAGGAATAACAGCATCTAGACAAAGAATTGAAGATGCAG GTATCCTGAGATTCATAAAAGCACAAAAGGGTGCCTTACAGAGTCTATTAAGAGTGTTAAGAAAGTTAAATCCATGTGTAATGGTGATTATTGAGGCTGAATTGAATCACAATTCGCCATGGTTTATAGACCAATTTCATGAATTGTTGCTTTTTTATAGCGCGTGTTATGATGGTGTTGAAGGCTGTATTGCTCAGTGTGATCCAAACAGAATAACAATAGAAGCATGTCTGGGACAGGAGATTAGAGATGTTGTTGCTGTTAAAGCTGAAGAAAGAATTTTTAAGCACATGAAGATCGACGAATGGAGAGATTACTTTATCAGATTCGGAATGGAAGAAGCTGAAATTAGCATGTCATCGTTCTATCAAGCAGAATTGTTGGTGAAAAGTTCTGCTTCTGGAAAATCTTGTTTGCTTGTTAAACACGGAAAATGTCTTCTTACAGGTTGGAAGGGAACTCCAATTTTTTCACTTTCAGCTTGGAAGTTTCAACAAAAGTATTCAAAGAAAATTTGTGCCGAGGAGTCTTAA
- the LOC126669948 gene encoding lectin-B-like yields MKISGLIVVFSLSLSLFIVGSSGHGGPKNLTDDDFTKCSATKPCPGEVCCSEYGYCGCAESYCGEGCQSNCVYACGGEEPCSVTNPCPDGMCCNKWGNCHWICGSDCASQCGEQSGHGVLDMGV; encoded by the exons atgaagattaGTGGTTTAATTGTGGTGTTTTCTTTATCGCTTTCCCTGTTTATTGTAGGCTCGTCAGGTCATGGTGGTCCGAAAAACTTAACTGATGATG ATTTTACCAAGTGTTCAGCGACTAAGCCATGCCCTGGTGAAGTATGTTGCAGCGAATATGGTTACTGTGGTTGTGCTGAATCTTACTGTGGCGAGGGCTGCCAAAGTAATTGTGTTTACGCTTGTG GAGGTGAGGAGCCATGTTCTGTGACTAACCCATGCCCTGATGGCATGTGTTGCAACAAATGGGGTAACTGTCATTGGATCTGTGGGTCTGACTGCGCAAGCCAATGTGGTGAGCAATCTGGACACGGGGTTCTCGACATGGGGGTGTAG
- the LOC126666841 gene encoding uncharacterized protein LOC126666841 — protein MDDFGGSWCDGFCFSVRKKRSRISRQCCSDLQKFSQSYNFSPQSARYLGSRGYEEECFVREIALCSDGLRSENRLKKLKLKLGGVTHTIHTKYASEASQCFNVPQSQEKDYNFGKHQSLRETVHGDSLYANETYNQEPVRKSNQVPKRRVIDKGLNEDDVDGDDEIRYLERLNAAKLSSNVRRRADSIYADVNNFELSNLGNERLTKLRSERLYEDKDYVEDEETIFKNEPENKSKKLRFAEGRSRNGDGPIEFPNGLPPAPSKKQKAKLSEVEQQLKKTEAAQRRRMQSENAAREAEAEAIRKILGQDSARKKKEGKLKKRREELAQGRGANSAILGSGTIRLVDGPTRTVVMFSDDIGLPQIFSSAPSSYPPPREKCAGPNCTNAYKYRDSESKLPLCSLHCYKAIHYALQDANCS, from the exons ATGGATGATTTTGGTGGGTCCTGGTGTGATGGTTTTTGCTTCTCTGTGCGGAAGAAGAGGAGTAGAATATCTCGTCAATGTTGTTCCGACTTGCAGAAATTTTCCCAGAGCTATAATTTTTCGCCACAGTCTGCACGATATTTAGGCAGTAGAGGCTATGAAGAAGAGTGTTTTGTCAGGGAAATAGCACTTTGTTCTGATGGATTGAGAAGTGAGAACAGGCTGAAGAAGCTTAAGCTCAAACTTGGCGGTGTTACTCATACTATACACACTAAATATGCATCAGAAGCTTCTCAGTGTTTTAATGTACCCCAGTCACAGGAGAAG GATTATAATTTCGGAAAACACCAATCTCTAAGAGAAACAGTACATGGGGATAGTCTGTATGCAAATGAAACCTACAACCAAGAGCCAGTTCGCAAGAGTAATCAGGTTCCCAAGAGACGTGTAATTGATAAAGGGCTTAATGAAGATGATGTTGATGGAGATGATGAAATCCGTTACCTTGAGAGACTCAATGCCGCTAAACTCTCTTCAAATGTTAGGCGAAGGGCGGACAGTATCTATGCTGATGTGAACAATTTTGAACTATCAAACTTGGGGAATGAAAGATTAACAAAGTTGAGGTCAGAAAGATTGTATGAGGATAAAGATTATGTGGAAGATGaagaaactatttttaaaaatgagccAGAAAACAAAAGCAAGAAACTAAGATTCGCTGAAGGTAGAAGTAGAAATGGTGACGGTCCCATCGAGTTCCCAAATGGTTTACCTCCTGCCCCTTCTAAAA AACAAAAGGCGAAGCTTTCTGAAGTGGAGCAACAACTGAAGAAAACAGAAGCTGCACAGAGGCGTAGGATGCAGTCGGAGAATGCAGCTAGGGAGGCCGAG GCTGAGGCAATCAGGAAGATACTAGGTCAAGATTCTGCACGAAAGAAGAAGGAAGGCAAGTTGAAGAAACGACGTGAAGAATTGGCTCAG GGACGAGGTGCCAACTCAGCTATTCTAGGGTCAGGTACTATAAGATTAGTAGATGGCCCTACTCGAACTGTGGTTATGTTTTCTGATGACATTGGTCTCCCACAAATTTTCAGTTCAGCGCCAAGCAG TTATCCTCCACCCCGAGAGAAATGTGCGGGTCCGAATTGTACGAATGCATACAAGTATCGCGACTCAGAGTCGAAGCTTCCGCTCTGCAGTCTCCATTGTTACAAGGCAATACATTATGCATTGCAAGATGCAAATTGTAGTTAG
- the LOC126669736 gene encoding universal stress protein PHOS32 has protein sequence MEAITERRVGVAIDFSECSRKALKWAVDNIVRDGDHLILVTVRPEGYYEEGEMQLWEVTGSPLIPLHEFSDPAMMKKKYGFKPDPETLDIINTVKNQKEIVVVTKIYWGDAREKICEAIDKTPLSCLIIGNRGLGKLKRAIMGSVSNYVVNNGTCPVTVVKMYDHET, from the exons ATGGAAGCAATCACAGAGAGAAGAGTCGGGGTGGCGATTGATTTCTCAGAGTGCAGTAGAAAAGCTTTAAAATGGGCGGTGGATAACATTGTCCGTGACGGGGATCATCTTATTCTCGTTACTGTTCGCCCCGAAGGCTACTATGAAGAAGGCGAGATGCAGCTCTGGGAAGTCACCGGATCCC CTTTAATTCCCCTGCATGAATTTTCTGATCCTGCtatgatgaagaagaaatatGGATTCAAGCCTGATCCAGAAACTCTTGACATAATTAACACTGTTAAGAACCAGAAAGAG ATTGTTGTGGTTACTAAGATTTACTGGGGTGATGCTCGTGAGAAGATATGTGAAGCTATTGATAAGACTCCTTTGAGCTGTCTTATTATTGGGAACAGAGGTCTTGGCAAGCTTAAGAG GGCTATAATGGGCAGCGTTAGCAACTATGTGGTGAACAATGGAACATGCCCTGTTACAGTTGTGAAGATGTATGACCATGAAACCTAG
- the LOC126669648 gene encoding pectinesterase inhibitor codes for MEPCNPLNKPLIASFFLFINFAHLIYASSENTLVVRPFLKGGGGGGSSGDDSIYKNSHSQPVVGGSSGTSKPSDGLKKLCDKTDYPSLCMTTLTPFFKGKTDIISVLQMSINAAIQQTKSAISVAQKLVKAPGTPGEDVSNLKECIETYTDALDNFNNAKEAIPEKDTGTINTMLSAAIADYETCNDEFGGSGSPIGKYGEKLTDMTSNCLVFAAMIK; via the coding sequence ATGGAGCCATGCAATCCTCTAAATAAGCCACTCATCGCCTCATTCTTCTTGTTTATCAACTTTGCACATCTCATTTACGCATCATCGGAGAATACACTGGTGGTTCGTCCCTTCTTAAAAGGCGGCGGAGGCGGCGGAAGTAGCGGGGACGATTCAATATACAAGAATTCACATTCTCAACCCGTCGTCGGTGGTTCATCAGGAACCTCAAAACCTAGTGATGGGTTGAAGAAACTATGCGATAAAACGGATTATCCGTCTCTTTGCATGACAACACTCACGCCTTTCTTCAAGGGCAAAACTGATATCATCTCGGTGCTTCAAATGTCGATAAACGCCGCGATTCAACAGACGAAATCGGCCATTTCCGTGGCTCAAAAACTGGTTAAGGCTCCCGGTACGCCTGGTGAAGATGTATCCAACCTTAAGGAATGTATTGAAACGTATACTGATGCGTTGGATAATTTCAATAATGCAAAAGAAGCGATCCCGGAGAAAGATACCGGGACCATTAATACGATGCTGAGCGCTGCGATTGCGGATTATGAGACGTGTAATGACGAGTTCGGGGGATCGGGCAGTCCGATTGGTAAGTACGGGGAGAAACTTACGGATATGACCAGTAATTGCTTGGTGTTTGCTGCTATGATAAAGTGA
- the LOC126669835 gene encoding DELLA protein GAI1-like isoform X1, with protein MARVHRLSTHEIVRISKAWVSEISSEKLTDLSTIQHFFNSSQFGLSAEEIKDTELVLLLLASAHKTGNKQFDDASKGLNLCDFLSSDKGNSVQRVVHYFAKALQQKIARETRTVLSDESESSENNPLCPAEIRMGADPALISCCLQLPCLQAVHFAAIQAVIDSLESAKTVHFIDLGIKTGSHCTILMQALANRQSCAIELLKISGVGITASRQRIEDAGKRLASFAQTLHIPFSFRTAIVANIKDLKVDMFEINDGETVAIFLPGILRFIKAQKGALQSLLRVLRKLNPCVMVIIEAELNHNSPWFIDQFHELLLFYSACYDGVEGCIAQCDPNRITIEACLGQEIRDVVAVKAEERIFKHMKIDEWRDYFIRFGMEEAEISMSSFYQAELLVKSSASGKSCLLVKHGKCLLTGWKGTPIFSLSAWKFQQKYSKKICAEES; from the coding sequence ATGGCCCGTGTTCATCGGTTATCGACCCATGAAATTGTGAGGATATCTAAAGCATGGGTGAGTGAAATTTCATCTGAAAAGCTTACTGACCTCTCAACAATTCAACATTTCTTTAATTCATCTCAGTTTGGTCTTTCTGCGGAGGAGATTAAAGATACCGAACTTGTACTTCTTCTTCTAGCTTCTGCTCACAAGACAGGCAACAAACAATTTGATGATGCAAGCAAAGGACTCAACTTATGTGATTTCTTGTCTTCTGATAAAGGAAATTCAGTTCAAAGAGTTGTTCATTATTTTGCTAAAGCTCTTCAACAGAAGATTGCTCGAGAAACTCGGACAGTCTTGTCGGACGAATCTGAAAGCAGTGAAAACAATCCTTTGTGTCCTGCAGAAATAAGAATGGGTGCTGATCCTGCTCTCATTTCATGCTGCTTACAGCTTCCGTGTCTTCAAGCGGTTCATTTTGCTGCAATCCAAGCAGTAATCGACAGTTTAGAGTCCGCAAAAACAGTACATTTCATTGATCTTGGAATCAAAACTGGCTCACACTGCACGATTTTGATGCAAGCTCTTGCAAATCGACAATCATGCGCGATTGAGCTTTTAAAGATATCTGGTGTAGGAATAACAGCATCTAGACAAAGAATTGAAGATGCAGGTAAACGTTTAGCCTCTTTTGCTCAAACTCTACATATACCCTTTTCATTCAGAACTGCCATAGTTGCGAACATTAAAGATCTCAAAGTCGATATGTTCGAAATAAACGATGGTGAAACTGTTGCTATATTTCTGCCAGGTATCCTGAGATTCATAAAAGCACAAAAGGGTGCCTTACAGAGTCTATTAAGAGTGTTAAGAAAGTTAAATCCATGTGTAATGGTGATTATTGAGGCTGAATTGAATCACAATTCGCCATGGTTTATAGACCAATTTCATGAATTGTTGCTTTTTTATAGCGCGTGTTATGATGGTGTTGAAGGCTGTATTGCTCAGTGTGATCCAAACAGAATAACAATAGAAGCATGTCTGGGACAGGAGATTAGAGATGTTGTTGCTGTTAAAGCTGAAGAAAGAATTTTTAAGCACATGAAGATCGACGAATGGAGAGATTACTTTATCAGATTCGGAATGGAAGAAGCTGAAATTAGCATGTCATCGTTCTATCAAGCAGAATTGTTGGTGAAAAGTTCTGCTTCTGGAAAATCTTGTTTGCTTGTTAAACACGGAAAATGTCTTCTTACAGGTTGGAAGGGAACTCCAATTTTTTCACTTTCAGCTTGGAAGTTTCAACAAAAGTATTCAAAGAAAATTTGTGCCGAGGAGTCTTAA